Genomic DNA from Coriobacteriia bacterium:
GATCACGGTGTCGAGCCGATCGAGCCCTGAATCGGCGAACGCCTCGACAACCTCGCCTACCACCTGCCAGTTCTTCGACGTCTCCCCCGCCTCGAAAGTGAGTGGCCGTACGTCGAGCTGTGCCGTGATCAGCTTGGCGCCGACCTGCGTTCCGAACAGCTCGCTGACGTTTGAGTCGCTCACAAGCGCGACCCGACGCCCGCGCGCCACGCCGGCGACGAGATCGCCTGCCTGTCCGAGGACCCCACGGCCCACAATGACGTCGTAGGCCCCACCCTGCGTGCCCACGTGGATGCGGCGAAACTCACTCATGCGCACAGCCCTTCGATGACGGAGACAATTTGGCTGGCAACCTGGTCGGCACTCAGGCCCACTGTGTCGACGGAGACATCGGCGACCGCGGCGTAGAGAGTCTCGCGCGCCTCGAGCAAGCTGGTAGCCGCCAAAACGCCTCCGGGACCGGAGAGGAGCGGCCGCGTGCCGTCGGCGCCCACGCGTGCGAGCGTCTCGCCGGCGCTCACCTTTAGGTATACGACGCACCCGAGACGCTTGAGCACGGAGCGATTCTCGTCGCGAAGCACGATGCCGCCACCGCACGCAACCACGCTGGGCTGCGCCGACTCCAGAGAAAGCAGCGCCTCACTTTCGAGAGCGCGAAACGCGACTTCGCCCTCATCTTCGAAGATCGCGCGAACCGATCGTCCGGCGGAGGCCTCGATGATATCATCCACGTCGACGCACGGCCTGTTCAAGCGGTCGGCCAGCAGTCGAGCGACCGTCGTCTTTCCAGCACCCATGAACCCTATGAGGAAGATGTGGCTCATCGCGCGATCCTCGCGAGATACGCATCTCGGGCCGCGACGATGTCGACCAGCGTGTCGCTGCCAAACTTGCTCAGGTAGGCATCGGCCAGTACCAGCGCGACCTCGGCCTCCGCGACGATTGCGGCTGCTGGCACCGCGCATACGTCGCTGCGCTCCTTGCTCGCATCCACCGGCTCTAGCGTGTCGATGTCCACGCTCGCCAGCGGGCGCATCAGCGTCGGGATGGGCTTCATAGCCGCGCGCACCACGAGAGGCTCACCGTTCGTCATGCCGCCTTCGAGGCCACCCGCATGATTGCTCGGCCGAGTAAAGCCTTGCCCGGCCGTATAGTGGATAGGGTCATGAGCCTGGCTGCCGGGGACATCGGCGAGGCGGAATCCGTCGCCAACCTCAAATCCCTTGATCGCGGGGATAGACATGACTGCTGCCGCGAGCCGAGCGTCGAGGCGCTCAGTGGCTTCGGCGTAGCCGCCAAGACCAGGAACCAGACCCGTTGCCGTCACGTAGAACGTCCCGCCGAGCGACTCGCCGTCGGCGCGCGCTGTGTCGATTGCGACCTTCATCGCCTCACTCGTCTCGAAGTCGGGGCACCGAACGGCGCTCGCTTCGACGAGCTCGGCATCGACAGCTGCCGGGGCGACAGCCGGCATCTGTATGTCGCCGATCGAGTACACGTAGGAGCGCACGCTGACACCTAGCGCGGTGAGAAGCGCCTTGGCGACGCCACCCGCCGCAACGCGTGCGGCGGTGTCGCGCGCGCTGGCGCGCTCCAGGATGTCGCGCGTGTCGTCCGAGGCGATCTTGAGCACACCGGTGAGGTCGGCGTGTCCGGGACGTGGATGGGTCTCGCGGATGTTGTCGGGTTTGGTACCCGACGCAGACATCACGTCGGTCCAGTTGTCCCAGTCTCGGTTGGTCACGGCCAGAGCGACCGGACTGCCGATCGTGCTCCCGAAGCGCACGCCGGAGAGAATCGTCACCCGGTCAGTCTCGATGCTCTGGCGACCGCCGCGTCCGTAGCCGCGCTGACGGCGCGCTAAATCGCGGTCGATGTCCTCGGCGGTAACGGGGATGCCAGCGGGCACGCCCGTGAGCAGCGCCGTGAGTGCGCGCCCGTGGGATTCACCGGCAGTCGTGTAACGCATGGCGTGACCCTTCCAAGAGCGGTTGTCGAGTTCAATGGCAGCGGTGAGGAGCAGTCTAGCGCACCCGCTGCGACAGCTACTTGGACAGGCCTTGACCCGTTGTCAGGGTCACCTGGGTGTCGCCATAGAGCATCACGACTGACGAGTCACCGATGCTGACTACCTTCCAGGGTGTGTCGGCGATTGTGCCGCCCGCTTGGAGCGAGTAGAGAGTCCCGTTCCAGATGAAGGTCGCGGTCTTCTGACTGTCCACCGTCTGAATGCTCACGAGGTACAGTGTGTTCTTGTCGGCCTTGGCGAGAAGGCTTGCCGCAGAACTCGAACTCCCAGATGTCGTCGAGGTGACCACCGGCGCCGTGATCGAGGCGATCACGCTGTCGGCCGTCGGCTTCTTGACCGTGGGCGCGAAGACGTTGCGGAACGTGAAGGTGCTCTCCAGGGGCTTCTCTGGAGGGTCTGTGATGGGGTCGGAATCAGCCGCTGCGGCGGATCCAGTGGCCGACGCGCTGGTCGCCGGTGTCACCATGCGGGTAACAGCCTTGCCTGGCGCTTGAGACGACGGCGTGTTGAAGAACGCCATCCAAACGAGCGTGCCGATGACCGCGATAACGACCACCAAGGCGACTGCGGCGATTACGACCTTGCCCAGCGTGCTCGCCAAGAAGCCAACCGGCTTCTCCTCAGTGACAGGCACCGTTGGCTGCTGCGGATCAAAGTTGTTGGGGGCGTCGACCACCGTCAGCTCCTCTTCACTGTCCGGTTGCAGGAGCGGTGGCGGCAGGCGCGGTAGAAGTTGCGCCCGCGGATGTCGGGATCATGTATGCCTCGAGCTTGATGACAGTCTTCTGGGAGTAGTCGGGGATACTCAGGTTCTCCCTGGCAATCAGGTCAGGGTTGTTCACCCGGACGGTGCTCGACTCGACGATACGAATGCCGCGGCTGAACTTCATGATCCGCTGCAGGTAGTCGACGGTGTCGGCCCACGAGCCAACAACCTCGACCTGAATCGGGATTGAGTAGTAGTTAGCGGTGGCGACGGGCGTCGACGGCGTGACTCCCAGCATCTGAACACCCGAGGCAAAGGCGCCGTCCTGCAACTCGACGATGAGCGACGGCAGGTCGGGCCCGTCCGGCACGAGGTTAGCCAGACGCATCCACTTCGCGTCGGTATCAGACGCATGCTGCTTACTGTCCTCCCGCGTGGCCAACAGGGCCTTTGCGGTCTGGACCTGAGTCCGTGCGTCGGCAATCGACTTGTCGGTCTCGCCGAGCTTTTGCCACTGCGGCCACACAAGCAAGGCGAAGATAGCTATCAGCACCACGACGGTGAGCCCGATAGCGATTCCGATCTGTTCGCGAGGTCCTATCTTCATCTCAGCCTCACCTACTGCGATCCGGCCGAGTTGGCGGCATTGACCGCGCCTTGGGCGGCGGCGGCTGGCGTGGACGGGGAGGCTGGAGCTGCGGCGGCAGGAGTGCTGGCCGCAGGAGGTATGACGACCTTCGTAGTCGCTCCAAAGGTAACGACGTTGACCGGGATGTTGCTGCCGTCGTTGGTAGTGGTCGGCGCCCATGCCCCCCACTGATCGTTGACGGCTGTGGTCAACCAGACGTCGTAGAGCTCCGGCAGCTCGTTGAGGCGTACGAGGGTCTTGGCGACCGATTTGTACGCCACGTCGTCGGACTCGCCCGAGTTGCGAGGCGTCTGCGCCGTCATAACGATGCCGGTGGTCTGATTGATCGTGAGCAGGTCCAGCCATACCTCATCGGGCAGCACGAGCGAGACGTCCTCGGCGACCTGACCCACGTTGACACGGCCGGCGAGCGCCGTCTGCGCAATACTCTGGCGCGCCTGCAGCTCGGCTTCCTTGTTCTGGAAGATGGCGAGCTGCTCGGCCAACACGCGTTGCGAGCTTGCCGACTCCAGAATCGCCTGAAGCTGATCGTTTTGGCTCTTGGCTTCAATGAGGAGGCCAGCGTAGATGAGCAGCATGATGGCGATGGCGACGATTGCGCCGATGCCCACCCAGCGGTACCAACCCTCGTACCGGCGGCGCTCCAGGACTTCCTTCGGAAGCAGGTTGATCCTGAACATCTACGACAGCCCCCCGAGCGCCAGTCCGATCGCGGGCGCGCAGCCCATGCGGTCGGCCATGACGATCTGCTCGGTGTTTGGCGACGTTGCAACATGCGACAGTGGATCGCCGATGACGACCTGGGTCTGCAACCCCTTCTCGAGGTAGCTCGCAAGGTTCTTGAGCTGAGAGCCGGTGCCCGTCAGGTAGATTCGCTTGATGGTGCGCACCTGAGTCGCTTGCGTCAGGTAGTAGTCGAGGGAACGGCGCACCTCGGCGATGAACTTGTTCGCTTCGCGCTCGAGCGCCTCTTGCGCGGCCTGCACGTTGGGCTCCTCCTGCGGAGCCGGGGTGCCGGGAGCGGCATCGATTGCTGGCAGTCCGGCAGTGTTCTTGAGTTCCTCGGCTTCGTCGAACGTCAGGTTCAACACATTGGCGACGGCCTGGGTGAACTGGTTGCCCGCGAGCGAAGAGACGCGGGTGAAGCGCGGAATGCCCCGCTCGACAACGGCGATGTTGGTGAGTCCCGAGCTGACGTGCACGATACCCAGCGCCTCGCCAGCGTTCTCAACCTCTTCGTTGAACCAACTTGGCGTCGTGCCGAGAAGTGCCCGCACGAGGGCAAACGCGGTGACGTTGACCTGCGCGAGCTTGAGCTTGGCGCCTTCAACAGCTTGTACGGCATTCGAAACGATCTCGCGCGGCGCGGCAACCAGGAGCACCTCCATCATGTGCTCATCGGAGGGCGTCATGTAGTCGCCGATGATCTGGAAGTCGAGGATTGCCTGGTCCACAGGGTACGGAATGTAGTCCTGGGCCTGGTACTGGATGGCTTTGGTGAGCTCGTCGCGCTCCATGAACTGGAGGTCGATGAGGCGTACGACGACCTTCTGGCTCGAAACGCCGATAGCCACATCGGAGACGCGGAAACCAAAGCGCTTCCAGAGTTCGCGAAGTGCACCAGATACGGCCTCAGGATCGACGATTTCGCCCTCGACTACAGCACCAAAGGGCATTGCCACCCAGCCGTAGTTCGACAGAACGAATCCGCCACTGGTCGACTTGACCTGGGCAGCGCGAATGAAGTCCGTTCCGATGTCGAGGCCCACCGGTGGTGGTGGGGCGCCCACGAAGAACAGGGATGCCAACGCTTACCCTCCCTCGATCACTGCTACGTCAAGTCTGCGATAAAAGCTACAGCGATGGTCCCGTTCGTGACTATACCACAACGCTCTGCAGTACCTCCAACCACCGGACCACACGTCCTGACCTGCGGTTTCCGTTAGGTCGCCGCCGCCGCCCCGGGTGCTACTAGAGCGGCATGCTCGTAGCGCTTGCGGTCCGGCCGACAGCCTGCTGATCCCGCTGTCTTGCAGTGTATCGTCAACGCGCCAGCTGGACTGAAGCGATTTCGTGCACCTTTTTGTGATTCCTGTCACATGCCAATGCGGGCGATCCCGGCATACCACGCCCAGATCCAAGGACCAACCAGGACGGTGATCACTCCACCGATGGCGAGGAACGGCCCAAACGCGAACTTGTGCCGCCCGCCCTCGCGCGAGCGACGCGCGGAGACCACGCCGTAGACCGCACCGATCAGCGTTCCAATGAACAGCGCCATGAGGCTGTAGAGCCCCAGGAAGAAGCCCATCGCCGCGAGCAGCTTGACGTCTCCGGCACCATACCCCTGACCGCCTCGAACCGCCGAGTAGATCCCCCCGATCACCAGCACGATGCCCGCTGCGGCAACCGCCCCCGCCAGCGCGCTCCAGATGGGCTGCGCCAGTGGCCCGCTTGCAGCCGACACCAACAGCGGCGTTATGGCGACTTGCCCGAACTGCGACACCAGTGCGCCGAGCAGTCCGAACCCGGCCATCATGCCAACCAGAGAGTTGGGCAGGCGCATCGTGTCCCAGTCGATGAACGCTAGAAGCGTCAGCAGGTAAAACAGCACGACGGCGGCAAGCGCAGCGAACGACTCGCCGAAGCGAATCCCCGCAGCCAGCCACAGGATGCCCGAGAGCAGCTCTACGCCCGGGTATCTCGGCGAGATGGGCGCCTCGCAGTCTCGGCACTTGCCGCCGAGCAGCAGCCACGAGACGACCGGAATGTTGTCGTACGGGCGAATGGGCTTGTTGCACTTGGGGCAGTGCGACGGTGGGCTGGAAAGCGACTCACCCCGAGGAAGGCGCCAGATCACGACGTTGCCGAACGACCCAAAGATCAGGCCGAACAGGAACAGCGTTGTGAGCCATAGCCATTGCGGCAGGGCCTCGTAGCCCATCAGGATTCTCCTCGGATAGAGTGGAGTAGCGTGAGGTGCGACTGACTACAGAATAGCGAAGCATCGACGCGCATGCGGCACGACAACGCAAGAAGGGCCGGCGAGAGTGCGCCGACCCTTCTGTGGTTTGGCAAGCGCTGAATCCTAGTAGTGCGCGTGCCCGCAAGAGAGACTTGCGGCAGTTATCGTACCCGATGCGTCGAGTGCGTAGTTCTCGAGCCCGAGCGGGCATGTCGACGCCCGCTTGATGTAGGACCCCGTGACGAGCACGTGCGAAGCGTTGACAGTTCCTGCGGCTGGCAAGCTGCCAGTCGAGGCTTGGTACGACTGAGCCGCACCTTTTCGCCATCGAACTTCTCAAGACATGAAGCCGGCGGGGCGAACACCGCCCCGCCGGCCCTCATGCGTTCAAGTACTCAGGTAGATCGTTGTAGGCCTAGTAGTGAGGGTGACCGCAGGTGAGGCTAGCAGCCGTGACGGTACCGGAAGCGTCCAGAGCGTAGTTCTGGCCACCCAGCGGGCACGTCGGGGCGTTCTTGATGTACCCACCGGTGATCAGCACGTGAGAGCTGTTGACGGTGGCAGCGGCCGGCAGGGCGCCAGTGGCGGCCTGGTACGACTGGACTGCACCCTCAATGGTCCTCTGGTTCGCGAAGCAGGTCTTCTGCTGAGCGGAGCCCTTGGCGGCATTGAAGATCGGGACGGCGATAGCAACAAGGATACCGATAATAAGTACGACGACCATGAGTTCCACGAGGGTAAAGCCCTCACTCTTACGGAACATCTTCATGACCTCGCACCTCCTTTCCCCCTGTTGGGGATGCGTGGGCGACCTTTTGTCCCCCACTCCTGACAGATGTGTTATCGGTACTGGGCAGGGGGACTTGAGGCTTTTCTCTCAGAATTCCAACAAATCTCTTTGTGTTGTGACGTGGGTCACATATCCGCAGCTAGATGACGCAAAG
This window encodes:
- a CDS encoding 3-dehydroquinate synthase — translated: MSEFRRIHVGTQGGAYDVIVGRGVLGQAGDLVAGVARGRRVALVSDSNVSELFGTQVGAKLITAQLDVRPLTFEAGETSKNWQVVGEVVEAFADSGLDRLDTVI
- a CDS encoding shikimate kinase, which translates into the protein MSHIFLIGFMGAGKTTVARLLADRLNRPCVDVDDIIEASAGRSVRAIFEDEGEVAFRALESEALLSLESAQPSVVACGGGIVLRDENRSVLKRLGCVVYLKVSAGETLARVGADGTRPLLSGPGGVLAATSLLEARETLYAAVADVSVDTVGLSADQVASQIVSVIEGLCA
- the aroC gene encoding chorismate synthase: MRYTTAGESHGRALTALLTGVPAGIPVTAEDIDRDLARRQRGYGRGGRQSIETDRVTILSGVRFGSTIGSPVALAVTNRDWDNWTDVMSASGTKPDNIRETHPRPGHADLTGVLKIASDDTRDILERASARDTAARVAAGGVAKALLTALGVSVRSYVYSIGDIQMPAVAPAAVDAELVEASAVRCPDFETSEAMKVAIDTARADGESLGGTFYVTATGLVPGLGGYAEATERLDARLAAAVMSIPAIKGFEVGDGFRLADVPGSQAHDPIHYTAGQGFTRPSNHAGGLEGGMTNGEPLVVRAAMKPIPTLMRPLASVDIDTLEPVDASKERSDVCAVPAAAIVAEAEVALVLADAYLSKFGSDTLVDIVAARDAYLARIAR
- the pilO gene encoding type 4a pilus biogenesis protein PilO, which translates into the protein MKIGPREQIGIAIGLTVVVLIAIFALLVWPQWQKLGETDKSIADARTQVQTAKALLATREDSKQHASDTDAKWMRLANLVPDGPDLPSLIVELQDGAFASGVQMLGVTPSTPVATANYYSIPIQVEVVGSWADTVDYLQRIMKFSRGIRIVESSTVRVNNPDLIARENLSIPDYSQKTVIKLEAYMIPTSAGATSTAPAATAPATGQ
- the pilM gene encoding type IV pilus assembly protein PilM, giving the protein MASLFFVGAPPPPVGLDIGTDFIRAAQVKSTSGGFVLSNYGWVAMPFGAVVEGEIVDPEAVSGALRELWKRFGFRVSDVAIGVSSQKVVVRLIDLQFMERDELTKAIQYQAQDYIPYPVDQAILDFQIIGDYMTPSDEHMMEVLLVAAPREIVSNAVQAVEGAKLKLAQVNVTAFALVRALLGTTPSWFNEEVENAGEALGIVHVSSGLTNIAVVERGIPRFTRVSSLAGNQFTQAVANVLNLTFDEAEELKNTAGLPAIDAAPGTPAPQEEPNVQAAQEALEREANKFIAEVRRSLDYYLTQATQVRTIKRIYLTGTGSQLKNLASYLEKGLQTQVVIGDPLSHVATSPNTEQIVMADRMGCAPAIGLALGGLS
- a CDS encoding prepilin peptidase: MGYEALPQWLWLTTLFLFGLIFGSFGNVVIWRLPRGESLSSPPSHCPKCNKPIRPYDNIPVVSWLLLGGKCRDCEAPISPRYPGVELLSGILWLAAGIRFGESFAALAAVVLFYLLTLLAFIDWDTMRLPNSLVGMMAGFGLLGALVSQFGQVAITPLLVSAASGPLAQPIWSALAGAVAAAGIVLVIGGIYSAVRGGQGYGAGDVKLLAAMGFFLGLYSLMALFIGTLIGAVYGVVSARRSREGGRHKFAFGPFLAIGGVITVLVGPWIWAWYAGIARIGM
- a CDS encoding prepilin-type N-terminal cleavage/methylation domain-containing protein: MKMFRKSEGFTLVELMVVVLIIGILVAIAVPIFNAAKGSAQQKTCFANQRTIEGAVQSYQAATGALPAAATVNSSHVLITGGYIKNAPTCPLGGQNYALDASGTVTAASLTCGHPHY